A genomic stretch from Patagioenas fasciata isolate bPatFas1 chromosome 10, bPatFas1.hap1, whole genome shotgun sequence includes:
- the KBTBD12 gene encoding kelch repeat and BTB domain-containing protein 12 yields the protein MDRKAEEKRRQRHSLTLLEQVKRMKESTEIVDVVLVAEGEKFPCHKVVLAAFSPYFRAMFTCGLVECTQREVVLYDIPAESVSVILDYMYSADLLLTNQNVQTVALAAYFMQMEDVFSVCQKYMMDHMDASNCVGIYQFANHISAEDLSDQARKYLYQHFAEVSLQEEILEIEFQQLLTLIKSDDLNISREESILDLVIRWVKHSRKSRAEHLIELLKQVRLVLVSPSFLVEARKRNTMILCNSECNDLFEEALKTIRLSSQPSLSLRYGMETTDLLLCIGNNSLGIRSRHGSYADASFCYAPATKKTYFIPSPKYGEGLGCVCTGVVTENNDIIVAGEASAVKMSRQKTRNIEIYRYQQRGNQFWHSLCTTQLRELYALGTIHNDLYVIGGQMKVKNQYLVTNCVEKYSMEQGTWRSTAPLPVPLACHGVVTVKNKLYVLGGWTPQMDLPDDEPDRLSNRTFRYDPAQDKWAEGAPMKYSKYRFSTAVVNSEIYVLGGIGCLGRDRGQTRKCLDAVEIYNPDGDFWRDGPLMPSPLLSLRTNSTSAGSVEGKLYLCGGFRGAARHEVITKEILELDTWENQWNVVAINVLMHDSYDVCLVARLNPRDLIPPPPDLVDQ from the exons ATGGATCGTAAGGCTGAGGAGAAAAGAAGGCAGCGCCATAGCTTGACGTTATTGGAACAAGTAAAGAGGATGAAAGAATCAACGGAGATCGTTGATGTTGTTCTGGTTGCGGAAGGTGAGAAATTCCCCTGCCATAAGGTGGTGCTGGCTGCCTTCAGTCCCTATTTCAGAGCCATGTTTACCTGCGGTTTGGTTGAATGCACACAGAGAGAGGTGGTGCTGTACGACATCCCTGCGGAGAGCGTGTCGGTGATACTCGACTACATGTACAGCGCGGATTTGCTCCTCACTAATCAGAATGTGCAGACTGTGGCGCTTGCTGCCTATTTCATGCAGATGGAAGATGTTTTCAGTGTGTGTCAGAAGTACATGATGGACCATATGGATGCTTCCAACTGTGTGGGCATCTACCAGTTTGCAAACCACATCAGCGCAGAAGATTTATCGGATCAAGCGCGGAAATACTTATATCAGCACTTTGCTGAGGTGAGCTTACAGGAAGAAATATTAGAGATTGAATTCCAGCAGCTGTTGACTCTCATAAAATCAGATGACCTGAATATTTCCAGGGAGGAGAGCATTCTGGACCTTGTCATTCGATGGGTCAAGCACAGCAGAAAGTCACGTGCAGAGCACCTCATTGAGCTCCTGAAGCAAGTGAGACTGGTGCTTGTCAGCCCTTCCTTTCTCGTGGAAGCCCGCAAGAGGAACACGATGATCCTGTGCAATTCGGAATGCAACGATCTGTTTGAGGAAGCGCTGAAAACCATCAGGCTATCGAGCCAACCTTCTCTCAGCCTGCGGTACGGCATGGAGACCACCGATCTCTTACTGTGTATCGGCAACAATTCTCTCGGCATTAGGTCAAGACACGGGAGCTATGCAGATGCCAGTTTTTGTTACGCTCCGGCAACTAAAAAGACTTATTTCATTCCCTCTCCGAAGTATGGAGAAGGCTTAGGATGTGTTTGCACCGGCGTTGTCACTGAGAATAATGATATTATTGTGGCAGGAGAGGCGAGTGCTGTCAAAATGTCCAGACAAAAGACCAGGAACATCGAAATTTATAG ATACCAGCAGCGAGGAAACCAGTTTTGGCACAGCCTGTGCACCACTCAGCTCCGTGAACTCTATGCCTTGGGCACTATCCATAACGATCTCTATGTCATAGGAGGGCAAATGAAAGTGAAAAACCAGTACCTGGTGACAAACTGTGTGGAGAAGTATTCCATGGAGCAAGGCACCTGGAGGAGCACGGCGCCCCTGCCGGTCCCCTTAGCCTGCCACGGGGTGGTGACGGTGAAGAACAAACTCTACGTGCTGGGTGGATGGACACCACAG ATGGATCTGCCTGACGATGAGCCGGATCGATTAAGTAACAGAACGTTTCGGTACGACCCAGCCCAAGACAAATGGGCAGAAGGTGCCCCGATGAAGTACTCCAAATACCGCTTCAGCACAGCCGTGGTCAACAGCGAGATTTATGTCTTGG GAGGAATCGGATGCCTCGGCCGCGACAGGGGACAGACACGGAAATGTCTCGATGCGGTGGAGATCTACAACCCCGATGGAGACTTCTGGAGGGATGGACCTCTGATgccttctcccctcctctccttacGGACAAACTCCACCAGCGCAGGCTCTGTGGAAGGGAAGCTGTACCTCTGCGGGGGATTTCGCGGAGCAG